Proteins co-encoded in one Chitinophagaceae bacterium genomic window:
- a CDS encoding SDR family oxidoreductase produces the protein MNYVLIGGGSGIGLKLAEILTESGNTVHVFSRNSTNLKSMEGVTHHTFDVEKDELPDMDEAIDGFVYLPGTINLKPFRGLKTEDFQRDLDINFLGAVKSLQWAFPRLKKSKDASVVLFSTVAVTLGMPFHASIAAAKGAVEGLTRSLAAEWAPSIRVNAIAPSLTDTPLAAKLLANDDKRRASEERHPLKSVGKPEDLAQMAAFLLSKEKSSWISGQILKVDGGISALKLL, from the coding sequence ATGAATTATGTACTCATAGGCGGCGGAAGCGGGATTGGTCTAAAATTAGCTGAAATACTTACAGAAAGTGGAAATACTGTTCATGTTTTTAGCAGAAATTCTACAAATTTAAAATCAATGGAAGGAGTAACGCATCATACTTTTGATGTTGAAAAAGATGAGTTGCCGGATATGGATGAGGCAATAGATGGTTTTGTTTATCTACCCGGGACTATCAACCTCAAACCATTCAGGGGTTTAAAAACAGAAGATTTTCAAAGAGATTTGGATATTAATTTTTTAGGTGCCGTAAAATCCCTGCAATGGGCATTTCCAAGATTGAAAAAATCAAAAGATGCATCTGTAGTTTTATTTAGTACAGTAGCCGTTACTTTAGGTATGCCTTTTCATGCCTCTATAGCTGCAGCTAAGGGTGCTGTAGAGGGTTTAACAAGATCTTTGGCAGCAGAATGGGCACCTTCAATCAGAGTAAATGCCATAGCCCCTTCACTTACTGATACACCTCTGGCTGCTAAGCTTTTAGCTAATGATGACAAAAGAAGAGCTTCAGAAGAACGTCATCCTTTAAAAAGTGTAGGTAAACCGGAAGATTTAGCTCAAATGGCAGCTTTTTTACTGTCAAAAGAAAAGTCTTCCTGGATTAGCGGTCAAATTTTAAAAGTTGATGGTGGTATATCTGCTCTTAAGCTGTTATAA